The Drechmeria coniospora strain ARSEF 6962 chromosome 02, whole genome shotgun sequence genome has a segment encoding these proteins:
- a CDS encoding putative iron inhibited ABC transporter 2, which yields MAPSASKEKRLAKKAAEGKLKAGKAGKGKKDEVQLDAHGNPIQDDVPATSGDKMDEVKRLADQMDKHGISDRVTTGVLASTQSSKDVKITSTSLVFHGRVLITDSILELSYGRRYGLLGENGCGKSTLLKAIAAREFPIPDHVDIYLLNEGAPPSELGALEWVVTEAENEMARLDKLAEKLLEDEGPESPVLIDLYDHMDKMDPSTFATRASLILTGLGFNKKTIHKKTKDMSGGWRMRVALAKALFVKPSLLLLDDPTAHLDLEACVWLEEYMKKWDRTLVLVSHSMDFLNGVCTNMIDMRERKLQYYGGNYDSYHKTRAENETNQMKAYHKQQDEIAHIKKFIASAGTYANLVRQAKSRQKILDKMEADGFIQPVAGDKVFTFRFADVDKLPPPVLSFDDVTFSYSGKPEDDLYRNLELGFDMDSRTALVGPNGVGKSTLLRLMTGKLSPRGGSVTRHTHLKLGLYSQHSAEQLDLTKSALDFVRDKYSSKSQDYQYWRQQLGRYGLTGDSQTALMGTLSEGQKSRIVFALLAIDSPNMLLLDEPTNGLDIPTIDSLADAINAFSGGVVVVSHDFRLLDKIAKQILVCENQTIRNWDGSIGEYKNYLRKKMISAGAV from the exons ATGGCGCCGTCCGCTTCCAAGGAAAAGAGACTCgccaagaaggcggccgagggaaagctcaaggccggcaaggccggcaagggcaagaagGACGAGGTCCAGCTCGACGCCCACGGCAACCCCATCCAGGACGATGTGCCCGCCACCTCGGGTGACAAGATGGACGAGGTGAAGCGTCTCGCCGACCAGATGGACAAGCACGGCATCTCGGACCGTGTCACCACGGGcgtcctcgcctcgaccCAGTCCAGCAAGGATGTCAAGATCACGAGCACGAGCCTCGTCTTCCACGGCCGCGTCCTCATCACCGACTCCATCCTCGAGCTCTCCTACGGCCGCCGATACGGTCTCCTCGGCGAGAACGGCTGCGGCAAGAGCACGCTGCTCAAGGCCATCGCCGCCCGCGAGTTCCCCATCCCCGACCACGTCGACATCTACCTCCTCAACGAGGGTGCGCCCCCGAGCGAGCTCGGTGCCCTCGAATGGGTCgtcaccgaggccgagaacgAGATGGCTCGTCTCGACAAGCTGGCCGAGAagctcctcgaggacgaaggcCCCGAGAGCCCCGTCCTCATCGACCTCTACGAC CACATGGACAAGATGGATCCCTCGACCTTTGCCACCCGCGCCTCGCTCATCCTGACCGGTCTCGGCTTCAACAAGAAGACGATCCACAAGAAGACCAAGGACATGTCCGGTGGCTGGAGGATGCgtgtcgccctcgccaaggcCCTCTTCGTCAAGCCCtccctcctgctcctcgacgaccccACGGCCCACTTGGACCTCGAGGCCTGCGTCTGGCTGGAGGAGTACATGAAGAAGTGGGATCgcaccctcgtcctcgtctcccACTCCATGGACTTCCTCAACGGCGTCTGCACCAACATGATCGACATGCGCGAGCGCAAGCTGCAGTACTACGGCGGCAACTACGACTCGTACCACAAGACGCGGGCCGAGAACGAGACGAACCAGATGAAGGCCTACCACAAGCAGCAGGACGAAATCGCCCACATCAAAAAGTTCATCGCCAGCGCCGGTACCTACGCCAACCTCGTCAGGCAGGCCAAGTCGCGGCAGAAGATCCTCGACAAGATGGAGGCCGACGGCTTCATCCaacccgtcgccggcgacaaggTCTTCACCTTCCgcttcgccgacgtcgacaagcTGCCCCCCCCCGTCCTCTCCTTCGACGACGTCACCTTCTCCTACTCGGGCAAGCCCGAGGATGACCTGTACCGGAACCTCGAGCTCGGATTCGACATGGACTCGCgcaccgccctcgtcgggccCAACGGTGTCGGCAAGTCGACCCTCCTCCGCCTCATGACGGGCAAGCTGTCGCCCAGGGGCGGCTCCGTCACCCGCCACACCCACCTGAAGCTCGGTCTCTACTCGCAGCACAgcgccgagcagctcgaccTGACCAAGTCGGCCCTCGACTTCGTCCGCGACAAGTACTCGTCCAAGTCGCAGGATTACCAGTACTGGCGACAGCAGCTCGGCCGCTACGGCCTCACCGGCGACTCCCAGACCGCCCTCATGGGCACCCTGTCCGAAGGCCAGAAGAGCCGCATCGTGTTCGCGCTGCTGGCCATCGACAGCCCCAAcatgctgctcctcgacgagcctaCCAACGGCCTCGACATTCCCACCATCGACAGTctcgccgatgccatcaACGCCTtcagcggcggcgtcgtcgtcgtctcccacGACTTCAG GTTGCTCGACAAGATTGCGAAGCAGATCCTCGTGTGCGAGAACCAGACGATCCGGAACTGGGACGGCAGCATCGGCGAGTACAAGAATTATCTGCGCAAGAAGATGATcagcgccggtgccgtctAA
- a CDS encoding beta-1,3-glucanosyltransferase encodes MALTKLSLALLALAGSVMADLQPIEMKGSKFFYKNGTQFFMKGVAYQQDSSAAGATNNNENATYVDPLADTNACKRDVPLLKELGTNTIRTYAIDPTLNHDGCMKLLQDAGIYVISDLGEPGLSINRDNPEWNTELFNRYQRVVDNLAKYSNVIGFFAGNEVSNNRSNTDASAYVKAAVRDTKAYIKFRNYRWMGVGYAANDDVDIRQEIADYFNCGPTTDSIDFWGYNIYSWCGESDMEKSGYTKQTEFFQNYSVPVFFAEYGCNLPDGAENRIFQETEALYSDAMTPVFSGGIVYMYFQETNDYGVVKVGSDGKATKQKDFSALKTQVNKADPKAVDRDSYTSSNKPANCPTLSDTWKASGKKLPPTPDVALCDCMSKSRSCVKSKNLGEKSFGAIFGFICGADPEICTAIKGNASTGVYGAYSMCTDAQKLNYVLDAYYQKQSMSSSACDFKGQAVVQAAAQDSSCTTRLNNAADINKQAANAANGTGDSDSPAVLGAPMARLFSVGGFAVSFYMLAAMLAGVAVTAL; translated from the exons ATGGCCTTGACCAAGCTGTCCCTCGCGCTCCTCGCCCTGGCCGGGAGCGTCATGGCCGACCTGCAACCCATCGAGATGAAG GGTTCCAAGTTCTTCTACAAGAACGGCACCCAATTCTTCATGAAGGGTGTCGCCTACCAGCAggactcgtcggcggccggcgccacCAACAACAACGAAAACGCGACCTATGTCGACCCCTTGGCCGACACCAACGCCTGCAAGCGCGACGTTCCTCTTCTCAAGGAGCTCGGCACGAACACGATCCGCACCTACGCCATCGACCCGACGTTGAACCACGACGGCTGCATGAAGCTGCTGCAGGACGCCGGCATCTACGTCATCTCggacctcggcgagcccgGCCTGTCCATCAACCGCGACAACCCCGAGTGGAACACGGAGCTCTTCAACCGCTACcagcgcgtcgtcgacaacctCGCCAAGTACTCCAACGTCATCggcttcttcgccggcaACGAGGTGAGCAACAACAGGAGCAACACGGACGCGTCGGCCTACGTCAAGGCGGCCGTCCGCGACACCAAGGCCTACATCAAGTTCCGCAACTACCGCTGGATGGGCGTCGGCTACgccgccaacgacgacgtcgacattCGTCAGGAGATTGCCGACTACTTCAACTGCGGCCCCACCACCGACTCCATCGACTTCTGGGGCTACAACATCTACTCGTGGTGCGGCGAGAGCGACATGGAGAAGTCGGGCTACACGAAGCAGACCGAGTTCTTCCAGAACTACTCGGTGcccgtcttcttcgccgagTACGGCTGCAAcctgcccgacggcgccgagaacCGCATCTTCCAGGAGACCGAAGCCCTGTACTCGGACGCCATGACGCCCGTCTTCTCCGGCGGCATcgtctacatgtacttccaGGAGACCAACGACTACG GTGTCGTCAAGGTTGGCAGCGACGGCAAGGCGACCAAGCAGAAGGACTTTAGCGCCCTCAAGACGCAGGTCAACAAGGCCGACcccaaggccgtcgaccgcGACTCGTACACGTCGAGCAACAAGCCCGCCAACTGCCCCACCCTCTCGGACACGTGGAAGGCCAGCGGCAAgaagctgccgccgacgcccgacgtCGCCCTCTGCGACTGCATGTCCAAGTCGCGCTCCTGCGTCAAGTCCAAGAACCTCGGCGAGAAGAGCTTCGGCGCCATCTTCGGCTTCATCTGCGGCGCCGATCCCGAGATCTGCACCGCCATCAAGGGCAACGCCTCGACGGGCGTGTACGGCGCCTACAGCATGTGCACCGACGCCCAGAAGCTCAACTACGTGCTCGACGCCTACTACCAGAAGCAGAGcatgtcctcgtcggcctgcgaCTTCAAGGgccaggccgtcgtccaggCGGCCGCCCAGGACAGCAGCTGCACCACGAGGCTGAACAACGCGGCCGACATCAACAAGCAGGCGGCCAATGCAGccaacggcaccggcgaCAGCGACtcgcccgccgtcctcggcgccccCATGGCCCGCCtcttctccgtcggcggcttcgccgTTAGCTTCTACATGCTGGCGGCGatgctcgccggcgtcgccgtcacggcgCTGTGA
- a CDS encoding hypothetical protein (related to diacylglycerol pyrophosphate phosphatase DPP1) → MTSRQGRKVLSCVCLHVLQHQDDEEANPVGHSLLFINTNRPPSQFAPAMERETTMQGRQEPTGPRRKPILLVCRTFALQWIALNWLDGLFISAIAGISFGIYYAPLPFTRTFPVTFGDSGDIVYPQWAYPYRGWIIPSWLSGFVSIAMPIGVYLLAQVRVRSASDASSAVVGSLWAVVVSTLVQVVTKILIGGFRPYFLDVCMPDLSLAGSANRTGLNGVGFGRVMYTTEICTQTDGPKLRNAMTSFPSGHATVAFAGFGFLFLWLNGKLKVWADHRPAGWKLLLTLLPLFVAFLMACSLTIDAAHNGYDIVAGSAIGSLAALAVYRTSYAAVWDWRYNHIPLRRREPFVYGAGEEEEEEEEEEVEGYAGQTLSRSAGWGRQRRRRLPKRQPESTRGSPVYATARNGASEAARAGNARPPARDRHRQALTNDEAV, encoded by the exons ATGACGTCAAGGCAAGGTCGGAAAGTTCTCTCCTGCGTATGCCTGCACGTGCTCCAGCACCAAGACGATGAAGAGGCAAACCCAGTCGGCCATTCTTTACTCTTCATCAACACGAATCGCCCGCCATCCCAGTTTGCGCCTGCCATGGAGAGAGAGACTACGATGCAAGGCCGCCAAGAACCGACAGGCCCTCGCCGAAAGCCAATCCTCCTCGTCTGCAGGACGTTTGCCCTGCAGTGGATTGCCCTCAACTGGCTCGATGGCCTTTTCATCAgtgccatcgccggcatTTCCTTTGGC ATCTACTacgcccccctcccctttaCGCGAACGTTCCCCGTCACATTTGGCGATTCGGGCGACATCGTCTACCCGCAGTGGGCGTACCCGTACCGCGGCTGGATCATCCCCTCGTGGCTCTCGGGCTTCGTCTCCATCGCGATGCCCATCGGCGTCTACCTGCTTGCGCAGGTGCGCGTccggtcggcgtcggacgcaagcagcgccgtcgtcggctccctctgggccgtcgtcgtctccacGCTCGTCCAGGTCGTCACCAAGATTCTCATCGGCGGATTCAGGCCCTACTTCCTCGACGTCTGCATGCCCGAcctctcgctcgccggctCGGCCAACCGAACGGGCCtcaacggcgtcggcttcggccgcGTCATGTACACGACGGAGATTTGCACCCAAACGGACGGTCCGAAGCTCAGGAACGCCATGACGTCCTTCCCGAGCGGCCACGCGACGGTGGCCTttgccggcttcggcttcctcttcctctggCTCAACGGCAAGCTCAAGGTCTGGGCCGACCACAGGCCGGCCGGGTGGAAGCTCCTCCTCACGCTGCTGCCACTCTTTGTCGCCTTCCTCATGGCCTGCTCGCTCACCATCGACGCGGCACACAACGGCTAcgacatcgtcgccggctccgcCATCGGCTCCCTCGCGGCGCTCGCCGTCTACAGGACCTCGTACGCGGCCGTCTGGGACTGGCGCTACAACCACATTCCGCTGCGACGCCGGGAGCCGTTTGTCTACGGCGccggggaggaggaggaggaggaggaggaggaggaggtcgagggcTACGCCGGCCAGACGTTGAGCCGCAGCGCCGGCTGGGGcaggcagcgacgacggcgtctgCCGAAGCGGCAGCCGGAGAGCACGCGAGGCAGTCCCGTCTACGCCACGGCTCGTAACGGCGcctcggaggcggcgagagccGGGAACGcgcggccgccggcccgGGACCGGCACAGGCAAGCGTTGACgaacgacgaggccgtgtga